Proteins from one Aspergillus nidulans FGSC A4 chromosome VIII genomic window:
- a CDS encoding uncharacterized protein (transcript_id=CADANIAT00001805): MAASLGSTRVKQSLSEIAPKPPSSTSPSNASTPQDYTVLKPKSCLACRKRKVRCDRRRPCTNCSRWSVECIFPSPIRKCPRVRTKPKTGTSNDQALHDRIYTLETQISGLTQTVNAQAERIRSLTAPGNSLFPLSHTWAHATMSLHPSLALGRKYWQLFLEKVDPLIKVVHRPSVSRILRGGLNDPTSLGEGDGALLQVFYLACISAMDAMDVQSSLQMSKSTALTIYRLAAEQALARSGFMATSNWTIMQALVLFIALDRLQDNQKSAWNLAGLAERLDVSLEEDNSLFGAEMRRRVRWHLWYLNRRIRGDRGQSPSLPSQPMPSPSVVELPLNCHDSELRTDMTVSLTNQPGWTEMSFCLLRYDLATTERIVESDASWLFKTRAVSECQHRLHFKYLNYCDGSESIHWLASHIAYVMITEMWMKLYSPQFAAVDSTETLDHDVRDQLFDAAVDILDTQKRLEVETAARKWEWTLGGYFQYVPLTFLLNELYWRRNDSRVDAAWDVAERSFQRLSEHARKSTHGVMLTELMSKALSARQETADIQPSADTYLVSEQAIDDIFSVGPEYTGTIKTMPSDMPQLGLPADWAFNVQPLSEFVTDTGGLVREVEFTCKYVEYMTLWAATIGRTRPLDSIQTLVSFEAGVIFVPYGPVQPDSKSITQPLQSNRWTSAKDGGC, encoded by the exons ATGGCCGCTTCTCTGGGATCGACCAGGGTGAAGCAGTCTTTGAGCGAGATTGCGCCAAAACcaccttcttcaacttcgccCTCAAACGCCTCAACGCCTCAGGACTACACCGTTTTGAAGCCAAAATCCTGCCTTGCATGCCGCAAAAGGAAGGTTAGATGCGACAGGCGACGACCCTGTACCAACTGCTCCCGATGGTCAGTTGAGTGTATCTTCCCGTCTCCGATTCGCAAGTGTCCACGGGTCCGTACGAAACCTAAGACAGGCACCTCCAACGATCAAGCACTGCACGACCGTATTTACACGCTCGAAACGCAGATCTCAGGTTTGACCCAAACTGTCAACGCGCAAGCCGAGAGAATACGGTCTCTGACCGCTCCCGGGAACTCGCTCTTTCCGTTAAGCCACACCTGGGCGCATGCTACAATGTCATTGCACCCGTCATTGGCTCTGGGACGGAAATACTGGCAACTATTTCTGGAAAAAGTCGACCCATTAATCAAGGTGGTGCATCGACCCAGTGTGTCCCGAATCCTCCGAGGTGGCTTAAATGATCCGACTTCATTAGGTGAAGGCGATGGTGCTCTGCTGCAAGTGTTCTATCTTGCTTGCATCTCTGCGATGGATGCTATGGACGTACAATCTAGCTTACAAATGTCCAAAAGCACGGCACTTACCATATACCGTTTGGCAGCCGAACAGGCTCTGGCACGCTCAGGCTTCATGGCCACCAGTAACTGGACAATAATGCAGgctctcgtcctcttcatcgcttTAGATCGGCTCCAAGATAACCAAAAGTCTGCTTGGAACCTAGCTGGTCTAGCAGAACGGTTGGACGTTTCATTGGAAGAAGATAACTCACTATTTGGGGCCGAGATGCGGCGGCGCGTCCGGTGGCACCTGTGGTATCTGAACCGTCGCATACGGGGTGATCGAGGTCAAAGTCCAAGCCTGCCCAGCCAACCCATGCCATCCCCATCGGTCGTTGAACTGCCTCTGAACTGTCACGACTCGGAGCTGCGCACAGACATGACGGTTTCACTCACCAATCAACCTGGCTGGACGGAGATGAGCTTCTGTTTGCTCAGGTATGACCTTGCGACTACCGAACGGATAGTTGAAAGCGACGCTTCCTGGCTATTCAAGACAAGGGCTGTCAGCGAGTGTCAGCACAGACTTCATTTCAAGTACCTAAACTACTGCGACGGCTCAGAGTCTATTCACTGGCTTGCCTCTCACATTGCCTACGTAATGATCACGGAGATGTGGATGAAACTCTATAGTCCACAATTCGCGGCGGTAGACTCGACTGAGACCCTTGATCACGATGTTCGAGACCAACTGTTCGATGCCGctgttgatatccttgacACCCAGAAACGCTTAGAGGTTGAGACTGCCGCTCGTAAATGGGAGTGGACGCTCGGTGGTTACTTCCAATATGTTCCGCTGACATTCCTGTTGAATGAGCTCTATTGGCGTCGGAACGACTCTAGAGTAGATGCCGCCTGGGATGTCGCTGAGAGGTCTTTTCAACGTTTGTCCGAGCACGCGCGGAAATCAACCCACGGGGTCATGCTGACCGAGCTCATGTCGAAAGCCTTGTCCGCGAGACAGGAAACCGCAGATATCCAACCCTCGGCAGACACCTACCTCGTTTCTGAGCAGGCTATTGATGACATCTTCTCAGTTGGTCCAGAATATACAGGGACCATCAAGACAATGCCTTCCGACATGCCCCAGCTGGGGTTACCAGCTGACTGGGCT TTTAATGTACAACCATTATCTGAGTTTGTG ACTGATACTGGCGGTCTGGTGAGAGAAGTAGAATTTACCTGCAAATATGTGGAGTATATGACCCTCTGGGCCGCTACCATTGGTAGGACCCGTCCGCTGGACTCCATCCAGACATTGGTTTCATTCGAAGCGGGCGTGATTTTTGTTCCTTACGGCCCCGTCCAGCCCGACTCCAAATCCATTACCCAGCCACTTCAATCCAACCGGTGGACTTCAGCAAAGGATGGCGGTTGCTGA
- a CDS encoding misato family protein (transcript_id=CADANIAT00001810), protein MHEILTLQLGQRANYLATHFWNLQESYFTYNGQEESPVDHDVHFRPGIGADGSETYTPRTLIYDLKGAFGTLRKNNALYELAEDLAPGQGLWDGKEIRQELVPIPLSDYQKSLDAGSPAPQLSSETVRFWSDYNRVFYHPRSIVQLNDYELNSAIMPFEDWNLGEDLFNELDKEHDLLDRDVRPFAEECDQLRALQIFTSSDDAWGGFTARYVDRLVDEYGKKAVLLWAIEDGRRIHQTAKLKRETNKARSVYSMSPEATMYTPIIDPPSRLPSTIRVDNNSEWYTSALTSIAMESITLPTRLRPYQNFESLLAGDDSTRRIFELQASIVPPAKDHRNVQRQASKQPNKVESCKSGSMVRTEFDLDFTYDSGSNKSHVLNQVQVLRGLEPDDKEEELAEADLGFVRKMRVYKSEPMFHRFHTPLQYPLLDSFPSDMITLSMPENKLSIISALTTSTRTAEKIKNLESVAGRLITVDERENLVNGLGEIRESYETGWISDSDFDDD, encoded by the exons ATGCACGAGATCTTGACGCTTCAGCTGGGGCAGCGCGCAAACTATCTGGCGACCCATTTCTGGAACCTTCAG GAGTCATATTTTACTTACAACGGACAAGAGGAATCTCCTGTAGACCATGACGTCCACTTTCGCCCAGGCATTGGGGCAGACGGGAGTGAAACATACACGCCCCGGACGCTGATTTATGATCTGAAGGGGGCATTTGGCACCCTTCGAAAAAATAATGCCTTGTATGAGCTAGCTGAGGATTTAGCGCCCGGACAGGGCCTCTG GGATGGTAAAGAAATTCGGCAGGAATTAGTTCCAATCCCGCTGAGTGATTATCAAAAGAGCCTTGATGCGGGATCCCCAGCACCTCAACTTTCGTCAGAGACTGTTCGATTCTGGTCTGACTACAATAGAGTCTTTTACCATCCTCGCTCAATTGTGCAACTCAATGATTACGAGCTCAATTCCGCAATCATGCCGTTTGAAGACTGGAACCTTGGGGAGGATCTCTTCAACgagctcgacaaggagcaTGATTTGCTCGATCGGGACGTTCGTCCATTTGCAGAAGAGTGTGACCAGCTACGTGCCTTGCAAATATTCACTTCATCTGATGATGCTTGGGGCGGCTTCACAGCCAGGTATGTGGACAGGCTAGTTGATGAGTACGGAAAGAAGGCCGTCCTGCTGTGGGCTATTGAAGATGGTAGAAGGATTCATCAA ACTGCCAAACTGAAACGTGAAACAAATAAAGCTCGGTCAGTGTACTCTATGTCGCCTGAAGCGACGATGTACACGCCCATTATAGATCCTCCCAGTCGATTACCGAGCACCATACGGGTCGACAATAATTCTGAATGGTACACATCGGCATTGACCAGCATTGCCATGGAAAGCATTACTCTTCCAACCCGACTACGGCCGTACCAGAATTTCGAGTCCTTGCTAGCAGGCGATGACAGCACTCGGCGTATATTTGAGCTACAGGCCTCAATTGTCCCGCCAGCAAAGGACCATAGGAATGTGCAACGGCAGGCGTCGAAGCAACCCAATAAAGTCGAATCCTGCAAGTCAGGGTCAATGGTAAGAACCGAATTTGACTTGGATTTTACATATGATTCAGGCAGCAATAAATCGCACGTTCTCAATCAGGTGCAAGTCTTGCGAGGTCTCGAGCCAGATGataaagaggaagaattgGCTGAAGCAGATCTGGGGTTTGTAAGGAAGATGCGGGTTTACAAATCAGAGCCAATGTTCCATAG ATTCCACACGCCACTACAGTACCCATTACTCGATAGCTTCCCTAGCGACATGATCACCTTGTCAATGCCCGAAAACAAACTGAGCATTATTTCCGCACTGACGACATCCACTCGCACAGCTGAAAAGATTAAAAACTTAGAGTCTGTGGCAGGTCGACTCATAACTGTGGATGAACGGGAGAATCTTGTTAACGGGTTAGGAGAAATCCGGGAGTCGTACGAGACCGGCTGGATAAGCGACTCTGATTTTGACGATGATTAA
- a CDS encoding cytochrome b561 domain-containing protein (transcript_id=CADANIAT00001806): protein MARSSTLWAISLPPQLPPGIIYEDLHLVPTFAKAHGVAMGIAFGIIFPLGAILLRVLQLKYGVYAHIGCQLLAYVLMIAGLATGIRVGKILDRLHNNSHTILGTVIVVFLLIQPFIGFWHHHQYKKTQKAGRWTHVHIWIGRIFLLLGIINGGTGLKLADNTTGGIIAYAVVGGVFGVVYFSIAALHQGKVILGKETTPEMTQT, encoded by the exons ATGGCCCGCAGTTCGACTTTGTGGGCTATCTCGCT ACCACCACAATTACCGCCAGGAATCATCTATGAAGATTTACACCTTGTACCAACATTTGCCAAAGCCCATGGTGTGGCAATGGGGATTGCGTTCGGGATTATCTTTCCCCTTGGCGCCATCCTTTTGCGAGTGCTCCAGTTGAAGTACGGGGTGTATGCACATATTGGCTGCCAGTTATTGGCGTACGTCCTGATGATTGCTGGCCTGGCCACTGGAATTCGGGTTGGAAAGATTCTTGACAGG CTCCATAACAATAGCCACACGATATTAGGAACTGTCATTGTCGTCTTTCTCCTTATCCAGCCATTCATTGGCTTTTGGCACCATCATCAATATAAGAAAACCCAAAAAGCCGGAAGATGGACACACGTCCATATTTGGATCGGGCGGatatttcttctgcttggaaTTATCAACGGCGGTACTGGCCTGAAGCTCGCAGATAACACAACAGGAGGAATAATAGCTTACGCCGTAGTTGGTGGCGTGTTTGGCGTGGTATACTTCTCGATCGCCGCTCTGCATCAGGGAAAAGTGATCCTGGGAAAGGAGACGACGCCCGAAATGACCCAGACTTAG
- a CDS encoding uncharacterized protein (transcript_id=CADANIAT00001809) gives MDSPSSSRSSPSKALNPLSPERMNQQTIPNSPSTVSETLRMQRKSQRGLSDVQARVAYLNNLSRGGSPVGTSGSTSTGGAAALQRAILGREEAESALARVSSQLSEAQSRELRISERLESLLEELQNAKERQAHERLVFEKEIRKARKEAFRAGSALVKTQEELKHMRAEAKGLSQEVQSEREAKEKAKQEAFERAYAIAGLTEELEEIKGKLRAAEAKNQAITLQHARAREIRKQEVTRMSLAEGDLALLMTPSPRKPKRPSDALGDDLAQGPTQESAKLSPPAHQDTPPKKLVKLSDPLSPRYPHQFEENPPLTVQELVDRLQMELRWERNERINAEKDVEFMQLQCMFKMCACRELENLENEAQARKQERTAQKQGAEETMKDCGIPEEDSHQQLNGEPTRIEPRDKEDRQEQVRMQTQERDSLEETQQQDVQEEPQESESQEEEITEEQTREDEFMDEVQEEVGEPLITFSPVTGTFRTVPSPIRSPHKQLQNSNLHELRTSPIKIQTIPEAHSSSASPGQKDLTPEAHPSPVASQAQRQTEYENVHQNHVDHVNEIHNVKRIPLRSGDEASSLSVIAPGTPISREQALAQIRARRGRTSEMKRSVSASDAGFRAGGLNVTPARLARRIPGVQHATDPRGDGVKKSRRDMSAPMRVLR, from the exons ATGGATTCGCCGTCGAGCTCCCGGTCAAGCCCATCGAAGGCGCTCAATCCCCTATCGCCAGAGCGCATGAATCAGCAAACGATACCGAACTCACCCTCAACTGTGTCCGAGACCCTGCGCATGCAACGTAAGAGTCAACGAGGTCTTTCCGACGTACAAGCTAGAGTCGCATATCTTAATAATCTGTCTCGCGGCGGTAGTCCGGTTGGCACTTCGGGATCAACTTCGACAGGAGGAGCAGCGGCACTTCAACGAGCTATACTTGGACGTGAGGAAGCCGAGTCAGCCTTAGCACGCGTCTCTTCGCAGCTTTCAGAGGCCCAGTCTCGAGAACTCCGCATCAGCGAAAGACTTGAATCACTGTTAGAAGAATTACAGAATGCCAAAGAACGCCAAGCCCACGAAAGACTGGTGTTTGAGAAAGAAATTCGGAAGGCTCGCAAAGAAGCCTTTCGCGCTGGCTCCGCACTTGTGAAAACGCAGGAGGAACTAAAGCACATGAGAGCGGAGGCGAAGGGACTAAGTCAGGAAGTCCAGTCTGAgcgagaagcaaaagaaaaggCCAAACAGGAAGCTTTTGAACGCGCCTACGCAATTGCAGGTCTGACagaggagctcgaggagatcaaggGCAAATTACGAGcggcagaagcaaagaatCAAGCGATTACCCTTCAACACGCACGAGCTCGAGAGATCAGAAAGCAGGAAGTCACCAGAATGTCCCTGGCAGAGGGAGATCTCGCCTTGTTGATGACGCCAAGCCCTCGAAAGCCTAAGCGACCTTCTGATGCCCTAGGTGATGACCTTGCACAGGGACCTACACAGGAGTCTGCAAAGCTTAGCCCTCCCGCCCACCAGGATACACCCCCAAAGAAGCTAGTAAAGCTATCTGACCCCTTATCTCCGCGATATCCACATCAGTTTGAAGAGAACCCCCCTCTGACAGTacaggagcttgttgatcgATTGCAAATGGAGCTTAGGTGGGAAAGAAACGAGAGAATCAACGCAGAGAAAGACGTCGAATTTATGCAGCTTCAATGCATGTTCAAGATGTGCGCCTGTCGCGAGTTAGAGAACCTGGAGAACGAAGCTCAGGCAAGGAAACAAGAAAGGACAGCTCAGAAGCAGGGAGCTGAGGAAACGATGAAGGATTGTGGGATTCCCGAAGAGGATTCTCATCAACAATTGAACGGCGAGCCTACCAGAATAGAACCTAGAGATAAGGAGGACCGGCAAGAACAGGTTCGGATGCAAACGCAAGAACGGGATTCCCTGGAAGAAACTCAGCAACAGGATGTGCAGGAAGAACCCCAAGAGAGCGAAtcccaagaagaagagatcaCGGAAGAACAAACCCGGGAAGACGAATTCATGGACGAAGTACAAGAAGAAGTCGGTGAACCACTCATCACATTCTCACCTGTTACGGGTACTTTCCGAACAGTGCCTTCACCAATTCGATCGCCGCACAAGCAACTTCAAAACTCCAACCTTCATGAATTACGAACTTCACCTATAAAAATCCAAACCATACCGGAAGCCCActcctcttccgccagccCTGGCCAGAA AGATTTGACTCCAGAAGCTCACCCTTCTCCAGTGGCCTCTCAAGCGCAGCGGCAGACAGAATACGAGAATGTGCATCAAAATCACGTCGATCATGTGAATGAAATCCACAATGTCAAGCGAATTCCCCTGCGCAGTGGCGATGAAGCCTCGAGTTTGTCCGTTATTGCTCCGGGCACTCCCATTAGTCGGGAACAAGCATTGGCCCAGATCAGAgctcgacgaggtcgaacTAGCGAAATGAAGAGGTCCGTTAGCGCTAGCGACGCTGGCTTCCGCGCGGGCGGGCTGAACGTCACTCCGGCGCGGTTGGCGCGGAGGATTCCCGGTGTTCAGCACGCTACAGATCCGCGAGGTGACGGTGTCAAGAAGAGTCGCAGAGACATGAGTGCTCCAATGAGGGTGTTACGATAA
- a CDS encoding uncharacterized protein (transcript_id=CADANIAT00001808) — MGRPSVQRKSLGLDVPRTTAAEALPGIAALFVIHFDVKAGYTVTWKRTIPGVEVEGAVEYKSLPSGLHNVSEDLVYFVHDQYAGISAFVNQPADESERNAKMFSIGVLVPLSSGRLGKSWRHASKLKELAQRYSESAFSTNSLSEYWETHELSANETSAAPDSPLDSPLSLRMRAHSDRPDTLQRNRAISDAMVLETSRPALTPFHPASSLPDFLDAFGPLLFPLYRAALLRRRVLFMAEAPVQVPCNYVYDLSLLASLPNSLLPLLPSDRLLSLRPRALFNVGVYDIPYLSSFIRGSADSEHDSTWIACSTDSVLSMKPELFDVLVTLPPSHTKNAASRAYPTISVSSPLVDKKPPQRTELKATQRDVRRYIALRKGLRRVFKDECIRSNSDEDDSSDAASTFSSSPIVEPLSWTRLAYTSFIWWASAGEKRDGFSEEEEEEHEVEQDARLLASVDNIPSPPSGSIRQPNMQQEQTPTQPPEIALIAYFRQLTTQIFVTLSDVIARQDDHSGIDPEAASTISNEDQVENTETFTDDIPDDDPSAGDDTSPLLEPNRDPQVKAQARDTDAIIINAEDMAEMGLDTWSAADRIFVEELVLTWWGRKAYVDSARIRCCGISII, encoded by the exons ATGGGCCGTCCTTCAGTGCAAAGAAAGTCCTTGGGGCTTGATGTACCCCGCACTACAGCTGCTGAAGCGCTACCTGGGATCGCGGCGCTCTTTGTGATCCATTTCGATGTCAAAGCTGG GTACACTGTGACCTGGAAACGCACTATACCCGGGG TCGAGGTCGAAGGGGCCGTCGAGTACAAGTCTCTGCCATCCGGATTACACAATGTCTCGGAAGATTTGGT CTATTTCGTTCACGATCAGTATGCTGGCATCAGCGCGTTCGTCAATCAGCCTGCGGACGAATCGGAGCGCAACGCGAAGATGTTCTCGATTGGAGTTCTGGTGCCGTtgagctctggaaggctggGCAAGAGCTGGCGACATGCCTCAAAATTGAAGGAATTAGCTCA GCGCTATTCCGAGAGTGCTTTCAGCACAAATAGCTTGTCTGAATACTGGGAAACCCATGAGCTATCCGCAAACGAGACATCGGCAGCACCTGATTCACCACTTGACTCACCTCTGAGTCTCCGAATGCGAGCTCATAGTGACAGGCCAGATACTCTGCAAAGAAATCGAGCTATCAGTGACGCAATGGTGCTGGAGACGTCTAGGCCGGCCCTGACGCCCTTTCACCCAGCTTCTTCGCTACCTGATTTTCTCGATGCGTTTGGTCCCCTCCTATTTCCGTTATATAGAGCAGCACTCCTACGCAGAAGAGTCCTTTTCATGGCAGAAGCTCCTGTACAAGTACCTTGTAACTACG TGTACGATTTATCGTTGTTGGCTTCATTGCCTAACTCTCTCCTCCCGTTACTTCCTTCGGATAGGCTACTATCCCTGCGGCCTCGCGCTCTCTTCAATGTTGGCGTCTATGATATTCCGTATCTTTCGTCCTTCATTAGGGGCTCTGCGGATTCCGAGCACGATAGTACCTGGATTGCATGCAGCACAGATAGTGTTCTAAGCATGAAGCCAGAACTGTTCGATGTCCTCGTCACCCTGCCTCCTTCTCATACCAAGAATGCCGCAAGTAGAGCCTATCCTACCATCTCTGTATCCTCGCCATTAGTGGACAAGAAACCACCGCAGCGAACGGAATTAAAGGCCACCCAACGCGATGTAAGGCGTTACATTGCTCTCCGGAAGGGATTACGTCGTGTATTCAAGGACGAGTGTATCCGGTCTAAtagtgatgaagatgacagctCAGACGCCGCGTCAACTTTCTCTTCCAGCCCCATAGTTGAGCCTCTATCATGGACCCGACTGGCCTATACATCCTTCATTTGGTGGGCATCGGCTGGTGAGAAACGCGACGGATtttccgaggaggaagaggaggagcacgAAGTTGAACAAGACGCGAGGCTTTTAGCAAGTGTAGACAATATTCCTAGTCCTCCCTCAGGCTCGATTCGGCAACCAAACATGCAACAAGAACAAACACCGACGCAACCGCCGGAGATCGCTCTCATTGCATACTTCCGCCAGCTAACTACGCAGATATTCGTGACACTATCTGATGTCATTGCACGGCAAGATGATCATAGCGGGATTGATCCAGAAGCAGCCAGCACTATTTCCAACGAAGATCAAGTCGAAAACACTGAGACTTTCACGGACGATATCCCGGATGATGACCCCAGTGCAGGAGATGACACCTCCCCACTTCTAGAACCCAATCGAGACCCCCAGGTGAAGGCGCAAGCCCGCGACACCGACGCAATCATTATCAATGCAGAAGACATGGCTGAAATGGGCCTCGACACATGGAGTGCAGCAGACCGGATCTTCGTAGAGGAACTTGTCCTCACATGGTGGGGCCGAAAGGCCTACGTCGATAGTGCACGAATAAGATGCTGTGGAATATCTATCATCTGA
- a CDS encoding EXPERA domain-containing protein (transcript_id=CADANIAT00001807) → MINHGRMGSAQDFFGQLWKEYALSDSRYLTSDTLVLCMETITVIIVCMAHLYGDTLYFATSIYDDHAHERPYCRPEPFYFWVYYFGMNFIWIVVPAIYLYQSMKAISYAMKKAEKISQSLKSE, encoded by the exons ATGATCAATCATGGTCGTATGGGATCAGCTCAGGACTTCTTTGGTCAATTGTGGAAGGAGTACGCGCTCTCCGATTCGCGCTACTTGACGTCTGACACCTTAGTGCTATGCATGGAGACAATCACAGTT ATAATCGTTTGCATGGCCCATCTTTACGGCGATACGCTGTACTTCGCCACCAGTATATACGACGATCATGCTCATGAACGGCCGTATTGCCGACCGGAACCTTTTTACTTCTGGGTCTATTACTTTGGAATGAATTTCATCTGGATTGTTGTTCCTGCCA TTTATCTGTATCAAAGCATGAAAGCGATTTCCTATGCCATGAAGAAAGCTGAGAAGATCTCGCAATCCCTCAAATCTGAGTGA